The following nucleotide sequence is from Flavobacteriales bacterium.
GCGCAATGGTTCCTGTTCCCGTGTAGAGGTCATACACCACCTCATCGCCCTTCAGGTCGGCAAAATCGCGGGCCACTTTGTAGAGTTCATACGCCTGCGGACCGTTGGTCTGGTAGAACGATTTCGGCCCCACGCGGAACTTCAACCCTTCCATTTCCTCCAGAATGTGATCCTTGCCATGGTGCACCTGTATGTCGAGGTCGTGAATGGTGTCATTCTGCTTCGTGTTCACCACATACAGCACCGAGGTGAGTTGCGGGAATTCCTCCACCAGCGTGTCCAGTATCAGCTTCACGTCTTTCGGGCGGTCTTCCGCCACGCTCAGTATCACCATCCATTCGCCCGTCATGGTGCTGCGTACAATAAGATTGCGCAGAAAACCCTTCTGCTCGTTCAGATTGTAGTACGAGAACTCGTTTGCCAGGGCCATTTCCCGCACGCGGTTTCGGATGGCATTGCTCGGCTCGGCCATCAGGTGGCATTGCTTGATGTCGAGCACCTTGTCCCAACGACCGGGCACGTGAAAGCCCAACGAAGGCACGTCATCGAACACCTGTCCGCTGTCAATTTCCTCCTGCGTCAGCCATCGCTTGTGCGAAAAACTGAACTCCAACTTGTTGCGGTACTCGAACACGTTGGCGGACCCAAGAATGGGCTCAAACGCCTCCACTTGCACCTTCCCGATGCGTTGCAGCGCATCGCGCACCTGTTTGTTCTTGAATTCCAGCTGCTTCTCGTACGTCAGATGCTGCCACTTGCAGCCGCCACACACCCCGAAATACCCACACTTGGGGTCAATGCGCAGCTTCGAAAACTCCTTCACCCTCAATACGTGCCCCTCCGCGTAGTTCTTGCGCTTGCGCTTGATCATGATGTCGCATACATCGCCCGGAATGACAGCCGTCACGAACACCACCATTTCATCCACCCGCGCCAGCGCCTGCCCCTTGTCTGCAATGTCAAGGATGGTCACATTCTCCAGCACTTGTTTCCGTCTTCTGCCCATGGCGCAAATATAGAGTTGGTGCGGTTCAAAGTTCAGGGTGAATGGTAACCGTGTGTTACAAACAAGTGACCAGTAAGTATTCGCTAAGAGTTTGTTGATTTAATAGGTATGTTTGGAATTTAGGGTTAAGGCCGTTTCTAATTGCCAAGCCGGTTATTTAAATTGACTTAACCAAATTAGATATGATCACATTAATAACACACGGATTTTTTTAGCCCCCTTAAACATGACGATGAAACCAGATATATCAAGAAAATTAAATCCAAAGAATAGAAATAAGGTAACTCACTTGCCTCTTGAAAACGGCAGGTTGGAAACCATTCCGTTCGAAGTTCGCTCATTTAGAAAGCTGCAACATTTGAGTATGTATAACAATCGGCTTTCATCACTTCCTGACTATATAGGGGAATTAGATAGGTTGCAGCAAATCAATTTGTCGAACAATAAATTTGACAGTTTGCCCAACCAATTAATTGATGTTAAATCTCTGACCATCCTAAATCTTAAAGGAAATAGTATTCAGAGTTTGGATGGAATAAATCAATTAAGTTCAAACTTGCTCAAACTGAACCTTGCGTCAAATAAAATTGATGAAAGCCAAATTGATCTTAAACCATATAGTAAACTATCGGATCTTGACCTAAGTGACAACTTAATGAAGGCCATTCCTGATGCGCTTCTTCAAGAAAGTTTGATTTCTCTGAATTTATCGAATAACGAGATAGTAAAAATCCCAGAGTCTATAGGAAGGCTTAGTAAAATCCGAGAGCTTAACTTGAGTTTCAATAATATAACGGAAATTCCAGAAAGTATTGGTTTGCTCACCAATCTCAGAAAGCTCGACTTGTCTGGCAATCAAATAGTTGACTTGCCCAAAGGGATAAGCAAGCTCGATAAGCTCACACACCTAAATCTAAATGGTAATCCAATTGGTGACGTTCCACCGGAAATTGCGAATCAGGGCTTGAATGGAGTTCTAAACTACTACATCAATTTAGGTGAATCTGTCCCACTAAATGAAGCTAAGATGTTGATTGTTGGACAAGGTGGTGTCGGCAAAACGTTTCTTATGAATAAGCTCATTTTTGGACAAAGTCCAGAAACTGTTACTACTGAAGGTATCGATATCCAAAAATGGAACATGAGTATTAGAAAAGAGGAATCAGATTCTGGGAATGTTGAAAGGGTTCGGTTAAATGCGTGGGATTTTGGTGGCCAGGAAATTTATCATTCGACACATCAGTTTTTTCTGACAAAAAGATCAGTTTATCTGTTCGTTTGGGAGGCAAGAAATGACGACTCACTACTTACGTTTGATTATTGGCTAAATATTATTCGTGTTCTGAGCAATAATTCTCCCGTAATAGTTGTGCTCAATAAAATTGATGAGAGACTTAAGGAAATTGATCAGAAGTCTATTGTTGAAAAGTTCCCGAATGTGATTGGATTTCATTCTGTTAGCGCCAAGATAGGTACCAATTTGGAAGAACTGACCGACCGTATTCAAAGGACGGTTATTAAACTGCCCCATTTGGGAGATAAACTACCTAAGGTTTGGAGCGACATACGGGCTGAACTGGAAGGGCTTAGTGACAATTATATAACGTATGAAAACTACCTAAGCATATGTAATAGACACGGTCTTTCAAAGAAGGATTCAAAGTTTCTAAGTCAGTACTTTCATGACTTAGGGGTATTCCTGCATTTTGTTGATAATCCAATTTTGCGTCCAATCGTATTCCTGAAGCCTGAATGGGCCACAAATTGCGTTTACCAAATTCTTGATTTGAAGCAAGTCATTTCAAATTTTGGAGAGTTTGACAGCGAAGTTCTGGACAATCTTTTAAGTGAGTACGATTCACAACAGATTAGCTACATCATTGAATTGATGAAAAAGTTTGAATTGTGTTTTCAACTTGGGGAAAAGAAGTATGTAATTCCTGAGCTGTTACGCGTTTCTGAACCTAAGGTCAAAAACTTTTCCAATAATGGAATAGGCTTGGTTTATCAATATGACTTTATGCCAGCCGGTATAATCTCTAGATTAATTGTAAGACTTAAGGATAATTTGGTTAGCGGTAAATACTGGAAATATGGCTTGTTTGTGCGGCATCAAAACACCATTGGCAAGGTCACGAGTAATCAGTTTTCAAGGTCCATTAATATTCAAGTATTCGGTGAGAATGAAGCTTTGCTTTTGGGAATTATTAAGCGTGATTTGGATCACATTAATGAGTCTTTGAATTATCCATCTCATTCAATAGCAATACAGTGTAACTGCCCAAACTGTAGCAGGGCCGAAAGTCCATTCATGTTTAACTATGAGTTTTTAGAGAAGGCGAAAAGGGCTGGGGTTCGGACAGTTCACTGCCAGCATCATATTGTCGAGGTTAATCTAGAACAACTAATTGGACCTTATCAAATCAAAACTGCAAATAAGGGAGAGGATTTTGGCTTTAATTCTACGGACTTAACAGTTGATATTATTGAGATATCAACTCGGATTTTGGAACGAAAGTATAGAGTTGAATGGGAAGACCATGTGAATGATTTATTTACCGATCATCTCAGAACAAAAGGATATGGTGTGACGGATCAAACCAGGAGCGGTCGGTCTAACACTCAAAGTGGTGAATTGGATTTGATGATTAGAAACTTACGAGGCATGCCCGTAGCTATCGTAGAGGCATTGCGACTTAAGTCATTAGGAAAGGGAAATCAACAACTAATTCTTCACTTAAACAAGATGCTGGTTGATTACGATACTAATGGACTCAGCAGAAATTTCTTACTAGTCTATTCATTAGCGGATGACTTTAGCGATTTTTGGAAAAAGTATCAGGAGTATATCGCGGACTTGCATCATCACCACTTGTATAATCCGTTGGCAAAAATGACATCCTATAATATCAACAGGGATTTGAGTCAGCGAGCCAACTTAAAGGTGATTGTCTCTCAACATGAAATCGGAGCAGGTATCTGCGATGTTTATCATATTGTGCTGAATATGAAATAAGTCTGTTAACGAGGCAAGGTTAGCGTGCTTCTAAAGTAAACACATTGGATGTGCCAGATAGCGCACCTTTGCAACACATGCTTTCTTCAACCCCTCCGAACAAACCCATGAAACCCATCCTCCTCGTCCTTCTAACTTCGGTCATCACCGTCCAAGTTTCCCTTGCGCAGATCACCCGAAACGATGTGTTGCCATTGTTCGCCAAGTTGGGGGCGGAGGATTTTAAGGGTGCGCAACAGCTTTCGGCTGAATTGCTGAAGGAATTCAAAAAGGACACCACCTCGCTGGTCGGTATTGTGCGCTATGCGTACCTCTATTCAAGTGCGGCCTTGGTATCGAAAGGGGAGATGAGCTACAAGGAATTGAAGTCAAGATCGAAGGCGGTGCGTGGCAAGTTTCTGCTCATGCCCGGTCATCCGGCAACCACCGATACGGTGAAATTGAAATACGATTCGAATGAGTTGAAAATGCAGGGCGACCAAGCCAAATGTTCCGTGATCACCCCGAACAGCAACCAAAGCTCCATCTACTTCTTCGAGTATTACGACCTTGTTCCCGGCACGGACATCCACCAGTTTGATGGAAAGGACACGCGCATCGGTGGAACCTTGGACAGCATCGAATTCAACCCGAACGGTTCCACCATTTGGATCATGCGGCTCCATTTCAAAGATGCCATCCTACGGGAGATGTAGCGGAGTGGTGATCGCCTATATTTACTGATTGCCCTTTCATGCATTGATGGACATTTTCATAACTGTCTCTCAGAAAAAGATAGTTCTGTTTTCCAATACCAATACATTGTCACCCAGTTCCAAAGCATTGGTTTCCGAAACAATAGTTATGTTTTCCAAATCCAATGCATTGCTTTACACTTCTAAAGCATTGTTTTCTGAATCCAATGCATTGTTTTATGAATCCAATGCATTCTTTTCCGAAACAATAGTTATGTTTTTCAGATCCAATGCATTGCTTTCCAATTCCAATGTTATTTGGTGGAAAAGCAATGCAATGCTTTCGAGCGCAGCAGGGATGGCGAACTAATTTATAAAGGCGGAAATCCCTATCTGTCCCCCAACTTGTGCCCGCACTATTGCCGCAGATAAAACACGCTTCGTTCCCTTCGCAATCTGTACTGCGATGTGTTGGGTTCCATGTACGAAACAGAGGAAGTGGATGCGCTGCGGAAGTATCTCCGGTTCAAAGCTGCTGTTGCGGTCTCTGGGCGTGTTCACATCTATGCTGCCAAAGCCCCTCTTCACCTTCTTGCCCATCCTGCTGTTGCGCCTGTTGGGGGTGTCCGTATCCTTCAGATGGGCGTCCATCTCGCCCTCCATCGCTGCTTCAAGCAACCGCTTGAGCATCGGAGCAAGAACTCCGTCCTTGCCGCCCAGTTCCTTACCGTTCTTCAGGGCCTCTATCGCATCCCGCTCAAAGTTGGCATAGTCAATCCTGTCTTTCTCTTGGTCTTCCATTTTTTCTGTGTCTTTCTGGTTATCAAATCCATCTATCTGACATCTGACACAGTTTATTGAACAGACTCTTTTGTCATTACCTCAACATCATGTTTTGAGTTCAAATTGTATTTGAAGGCTAAAGCGCATTTCGGGTCTTGAAACGAGCCGACCGTTTCCATTAACGGTCTGTTTCGTGCTTTTTCATTTCGGATTTAGTGCTTTCCAACCGATACATTTGCCGCATGAGCGCCCTTGCCGTGTTTGTGGAAGTGATATTGCCGTTGCCCTTGGCCGGCACGTTCACCTATCGCGTGCCGCAGGTGATGGAGGCGTACGTGGCCGTGGGCAAGCGCGTGGTGGTGCAGTTCGGCCGCAGAAAACTCTACACGGGCATCATCAGCGAGGTGCACCACACGCCCCCGCAGCACTATCAGGCCAAATACCTCGAAGACCTGCTGGACGATGCGCCCGTGGTGCTGCCCGGCCAGATGGCCTTCTGGAACTGGATGGCCGAGTATTACCTCTGCCATGTGGGCGATGCGATGAATGCCGCCATCCCCTCCGGGCTGAAACTCTCGAGCGAGAGCCGCCTGGCCATCCACCCCGATTATGCAGGCGAGCTGGAAGGATTGAATGAGGAGGAACTGGACGTGCTGGAGGCGCTGCAGCACAACACCTTTCTTACCATGGACGACCTGGCACAGCTGGTGCGCAAAACGCATGTGCACCGCATTGTGCGTTCGCTTACCGAGCAGGGCGTGGTGGTGCAGTATGAGGAGTTGCAGCAGAAGTTCAAACCCAAGAAGGAGACCGTGTACCGCTTGGCCGAATGGCTGGGTGACAAGGAGAAGCTACAGGAGGTGTTCGAGGCGCTGAACAGGGCACCGAAGCAACTGGAGGCACTCATGCAGTTCATCCAGCTATCAAGAACAGGCAAGGAGCAGGGCGTGGTAAAACGGCAGATGCTCATTGGCGACACTGGTGTTTCGGCTGCTGCCATCGACCAGCTCATCAAAAAAGAGATACTCATAAAGGAAGAGGTGGAAACTTCGCGCCTACAGGATGAAGGGCCTTGGGCCGAAGGCGAAGTGCAGCTGACCGAGCTGCAACAGCAGGCGTTCGATGCGTTGCACGCGCATCTTGCCGAAAAGGACGCGGCCTTGCTGCATGGCGTTACCGGCAGTGGCAAGACGGAGATCTACATCCGCCTCATCCATGAGTTCCTGAACCAAGGCAAACAGGTGCTGTACATGCTACCAGAGATCGCGCTGACCGCGCAGATGATCCAGCGCCTGCAGAAACATTTTGGCGAACGCGTGGGAATCTATCACTCCAAAATATCCGACAACGAGCGGGTGGAAGTGTGGAAGAAACAACTGAGCGCGGAACCTTACGGGGTGGTGCTGGGCGCGCGTTCGTCCATGTTCCTACCGTTCCACAATTTGGGCATGGTGATACTGGACGAGGAGCACGAGCACACCTTCAAACAATACGACCCGGCACCGCGCTACCATGCACGCGATGCGGTGGCGTATCTCTGCAAGCGTTCCAACGCCAAGTTGCTGCTGGGTTCGGCCACACCCAGTTTGGAGGCTTATTACAACGCCAAGCGCGGCAAGATCGGCATGGTGGAACTCACCGAACGTTTCGGTGGGCTGCAACTGCCGCACATCGAGGTGTGCGACCTTGCCAAGGAACGGCAGGCCGATGCCATGAAGGGGCCGTTCAGTTCGCATCTGCTCAACCGCGTGGCGGAGACGCTGCACCGCAGGCAGCAGGTCATCATCTTCCAGAACAGGCGCGGGTATTCCAGCTTTGTGCAATGCAACAATTGCGGCTGGGTGCCCGATTGCATCAACTGCGACATCTCGCTCACCTACCACAAATACAGCAACGACCTGCGCTGCCATTACTGCGGCCATGCGGATAAGGTGCCGCACGTATGTCCGCAATGCCAGTCCACGTACATCAAGACCAAAGGATTCGGTACCGAACAGATAGAGGAGGAGCTGGCTCTGCATTTCCCCGAGGCCATCGTGGCGCGCATGGACATGGACACCACGCGCGGCAAGCATGCCTACACACGCATCATCTCCGACTTTGAGGAGCAGCGCATCGATATTCTGGTGGGCACGCAGATGGTGACCAAAGGACTCGACTTCGATCACGTGGGGCTGGTGGGCATCCTCAATGCCGACCAACTGCTCAATTACCCTGATTTCCGTTCGTACGAGCGGGCGTATCAACTGATGGCACAGGTCAGCGGCCGTGCCGGAAGAAAAGGCAGGAGGGGACTGGTGGTCATCCAGACCACACAGCCCACGCATTTCATCATCGAGAAGGTGGTGCAGAACGACTATGAGGGCATGTACGAGGCCGAACTGGTGCAGCGCAAGCAGTTCCGTTATCCACCGTTCATCCGCATGATCACCATTACCATCAAGCACCGCGACCGCGATGTGGCGGACAAAGCAGCAGACGCCTTAGCCATGGAACTGGAACCGATACCTGATAAACTGCTCTTGGGCCCGGAATACCCGCTGGTGCAACGCATCCGCAACAAGTACAACAAGCAGATCATCCTCAAGATGGGAGGCTCCAACATCAAGGAACGCAAGCAGGAGATCTTCAAAAAAATCACAGAGGTCAACGCCCGCAAAGAGTTCCGCTCGGTGTACTTCCAACCGGATGTGGACCCTGTTTAGCCTTGATGTCTATCCGTTTGTGATGCTGACGAAGGAACCGACCGCAGGGAGCTCACGACCGAAGGACGTAACTCTGCATCTCAAAGATTAGCTGCGCTGAACTGACGGTTCCTGATTTCTCGGAATAACAAATTGGACGAACGAATGGATAATGTGAAGTTGCCAAATGCTATCCGCTAAAAGCTAACGGCTTATATATCTTTGCGCGCTTCAAACACAACGCAATGGAAAGCATTAAGGAATTACTGGTAACGGAACAGTTGGACCGAGAAGTGACCGTAAGAGGTTGGGTACGCACCAAGAGAGGCAACGCGTATGTCAATTTCGTGGCCATGAACGATGGCTCCTCTGTCAATAATATCCAGTGCGTGTTCGACCTGGAGGGAAGCTTTAAAGAGGCTGACCTTGTAAAGGTGACCACAGGCGCGTGTGTTTCCATTAAAGGACAATTGGTTGCCAGCGAAGGCAAGGGTCAACGGGTAGAGGTGAAGGCCACATCGTTTGAAGTGCATGGTGAGGCCGACCCAGAGAAATTCCCGATACAGCCGAAGAAGCACAGCTTGGAGTTCTTGCGCGAGAACGCGCATCTGCGTATGCGCACCAGCACCTTCAGTTCGGTGTTCCGTGTGCGCCATGCGCTCACATTCGCCATACATAAGTACTTCAACGACCGTGGTTTCTACAATATTCATTCTCCGATACTTACGGCCACCGATGGCGAAGGAGCAGGAGAGATGTTCCGCGTTTCTACGTTGGATGCAAAGAACCCACCGTTGAACGAAGACGGTTCAGTTGATTATTCAGAGGATTTCTTCGGAAAGCAGACCAACCTGTGCGTTACAGGCCAGTTGGAAGCGGAATTGGCCGCCATGGCGCTTTCTAAGGTGTACACCTTCGGACCAACGTTCCGTGCGGAGAACAGCAACACTTCGCGCCACTTGGCGGAGTTCTGGATGATAGAACCCGAAGTAGCCTTCTACGACATTCACGACAACATGGATCTTGCAGAGGATTTCCTTAAAGAGGTGATCAAGTACGTGATGGAAACCTGCGCGGACGACCTGCAGTTCCTTTCGGATAGAATTGTGCAGGAAGAGAAAGGCTTGCCGCAGGATAAACGCCAACCGATGGAGTTGTTGGAGAAGCTCAACTTCGTGATGAACAACGATTTTGCCCGCATCACTTACACCGAGGCCGTGGACATTCTCCGCAACAGTCAACCGAACAAAAAGAAGAAGTTCCAATACTTGGTGGATGAGTGGGGCGTAGACCTACAGAGCGAGCACGAGCGCTACTTGGTGGAGAAGCATTTCCAGAAGCCAGTGATCATTACAGGTTACCCTGCCAAGATCAAAGCATTTTACATGAAGCTGAACGAGGACGGTAAGACCGTTGCCGCTATGGACATTCTCTTTCCGGGCATTGGTGAAATCGTAGGTGGTTCGCAGCGTGAGGAGCGCTACGATGTGCTATTGCAGAAAGTGAAGGATTTCCACATCCCAGAAGAAAGTGTGTGGTGGTACCTCGATACCCGTAAGTTCGGAACAGTGACCCACAGCGGCTTTGGACTTGGCTTTGAGCGCCTGATGATGTTTATCACCGGCATGACCAACGTACGTGATGTGATACCATTCCCACGTACTCCGAAGAATTGTGAGTTTTAAAACGGGCTTAAACACCCTATCTGCCCAAGGCGGATGAGCCTCAAATTTGCGCTGGCCGCAACGGTT
It contains:
- the rlmD gene encoding 23S rRNA (uracil(1939)-C(5))-methyltransferase RlmD, producing MGRRRKQVLENVTILDIADKGQALARVDEMVVFVTAVIPGDVCDIMIKRKRKNYAEGHVLRVKEFSKLRIDPKCGYFGVCGGCKWQHLTYEKQLEFKNKQVRDALQRIGKVQVEAFEPILGSANVFEYRNKLEFSFSHKRWLTQEEIDSGQVFDDVPSLGFHVPGRWDKVLDIKQCHLMAEPSNAIRNRVREMALANEFSYYNLNEQKGFLRNLIVRSTMTGEWMVILSVAEDRPKDVKLILDTLVEEFPQLTSVLYVVNTKQNDTIHDLDIQVHHGKDHILEEMEGLKFRVGPKSFYQTNGPQAYELYKVARDFADLKGDEVVYDLYTGTGTIAQFVAKKAKKVVGIEYVEAAIDDAKANAELNGIDNCTFYAGDMKDVFTQELIAKEGKPDVVITDPPRAGMHADVVARLNELLPDRIVYVSCNPATQARDVQLLSENYEVKKARPVDMFPHTHHVESVVLLVRKK
- a CDS encoding GTP-binding protein, translated to MTMKPDISRKLNPKNRNKVTHLPLENGRLETIPFEVRSFRKLQHLSMYNNRLSSLPDYIGELDRLQQINLSNNKFDSLPNQLIDVKSLTILNLKGNSIQSLDGINQLSSNLLKLNLASNKIDESQIDLKPYSKLSDLDLSDNLMKAIPDALLQESLISLNLSNNEIVKIPESIGRLSKIRELNLSFNNITEIPESIGLLTNLRKLDLSGNQIVDLPKGISKLDKLTHLNLNGNPIGDVPPEIANQGLNGVLNYYINLGESVPLNEAKMLIVGQGGVGKTFLMNKLIFGQSPETVTTEGIDIQKWNMSIRKEESDSGNVERVRLNAWDFGGQEIYHSTHQFFLTKRSVYLFVWEARNDDSLLTFDYWLNIIRVLSNNSPVIVVLNKIDERLKEIDQKSIVEKFPNVIGFHSVSAKIGTNLEELTDRIQRTVIKLPHLGDKLPKVWSDIRAELEGLSDNYITYENYLSICNRHGLSKKDSKFLSQYFHDLGVFLHFVDNPILRPIVFLKPEWATNCVYQILDLKQVISNFGEFDSEVLDNLLSEYDSQQISYIIELMKKFELCFQLGEKKYVIPELLRVSEPKVKNFSNNGIGLVYQYDFMPAGIISRLIVRLKDNLVSGKYWKYGLFVRHQNTIGKVTSNQFSRSINIQVFGENEALLLGIIKRDLDHINESLNYPSHSIAIQCNCPNCSRAESPFMFNYEFLEKAKRAGVRTVHCQHHIVEVNLEQLIGPYQIKTANKGEDFGFNSTDLTVDIIEISTRILERKYRVEWEDHVNDLFTDHLRTKGYGVTDQTRSGRSNTQSGELDLMIRNLRGMPVAIVEALRLKSLGKGNQQLILHLNKMLVDYDTNGLSRNFLLVYSLADDFSDFWKKYQEYIADLHHHHLYNPLAKMTSYNINRDLSQRANLKVIVSQHEIGAGICDVYHIVLNMK
- the priA gene encoding primosomal protein N', which gives rise to MSALAVFVEVILPLPLAGTFTYRVPQVMEAYVAVGKRVVVQFGRRKLYTGIISEVHHTPPQHYQAKYLEDLLDDAPVVLPGQMAFWNWMAEYYLCHVGDAMNAAIPSGLKLSSESRLAIHPDYAGELEGLNEEELDVLEALQHNTFLTMDDLAQLVRKTHVHRIVRSLTEQGVVVQYEELQQKFKPKKETVYRLAEWLGDKEKLQEVFEALNRAPKQLEALMQFIQLSRTGKEQGVVKRQMLIGDTGVSAAAIDQLIKKEILIKEEVETSRLQDEGPWAEGEVQLTELQQQAFDALHAHLAEKDAALLHGVTGSGKTEIYIRLIHEFLNQGKQVLYMLPEIALTAQMIQRLQKHFGERVGIYHSKISDNERVEVWKKQLSAEPYGVVLGARSSMFLPFHNLGMVILDEEHEHTFKQYDPAPRYHARDAVAYLCKRSNAKLLLGSATPSLEAYYNAKRGKIGMVELTERFGGLQLPHIEVCDLAKERQADAMKGPFSSHLLNRVAETLHRRQQVIIFQNRRGYSSFVQCNNCGWVPDCINCDISLTYHKYSNDLRCHYCGHADKVPHVCPQCQSTYIKTKGFGTEQIEEELALHFPEAIVARMDMDTTRGKHAYTRIISDFEEQRIDILVGTQMVTKGLDFDHVGLVGILNADQLLNYPDFRSYERAYQLMAQVSGRAGRKGRRGLVVIQTTQPTHFIIEKVVQNDYEGMYEAELVQRKQFRYPPFIRMITITIKHRDRDVADKAADALAMELEPIPDKLLLGPEYPLVQRIRNKYNKQIILKMGGSNIKERKQEIFKKITEVNARKEFRSVYFQPDVDPV
- the asnS gene encoding asparagine--tRNA ligase; protein product: MESIKELLVTEQLDREVTVRGWVRTKRGNAYVNFVAMNDGSSVNNIQCVFDLEGSFKEADLVKVTTGACVSIKGQLVASEGKGQRVEVKATSFEVHGEADPEKFPIQPKKHSLEFLRENAHLRMRTSTFSSVFRVRHALTFAIHKYFNDRGFYNIHSPILTATDGEGAGEMFRVSTLDAKNPPLNEDGSVDYSEDFFGKQTNLCVTGQLEAELAAMALSKVYTFGPTFRAENSNTSRHLAEFWMIEPEVAFYDIHDNMDLAEDFLKEVIKYVMETCADDLQFLSDRIVQEEKGLPQDKRQPMELLEKLNFVMNNDFARITYTEAVDILRNSQPNKKKKFQYLVDEWGVDLQSEHERYLVEKHFQKPVIITGYPAKIKAFYMKLNEDGKTVAAMDILFPGIGEIVGGSQREERYDVLLQKVKDFHIPEESVWWYLDTRKFGTVTHSGFGLGFERLMMFITGMTNVRDVIPFPRTPKNCEF